One genomic region from Haloterrigena gelatinilytica encodes:
- a CDS encoding TIGR03668 family PPOX class F420-dependent oxidoreductase gives MTPEERAVLERARVASLATADGDGRPHAVPICYAVLEDADGDSASDSDRDLRLVSAIDEKPKSTRDLRRVRDARANPHATVLVDYYSEDWSRLAWVQVRGRATVIEAEDGDNTAHGAAVAALESKYDQYADHDLSERAVLEIRVERTLSWGALEEYAE, from the coding sequence ATGACGCCCGAAGAGCGAGCCGTCCTCGAGCGCGCCCGCGTCGCGTCGCTGGCGACGGCCGACGGCGACGGTCGCCCCCACGCGGTCCCGATCTGCTACGCGGTGCTCGAGGACGCCGACGGCGACTCGGCGTCCGACTCCGATCGCGACCTCCGACTCGTCTCGGCGATCGACGAGAAACCGAAGTCGACCCGCGACCTCCGGCGCGTCCGCGACGCACGGGCGAACCCGCACGCGACCGTGCTCGTCGACTACTACAGCGAGGACTGGTCGCGGCTCGCGTGGGTGCAGGTCCGGGGCCGCGCCACCGTCATCGAGGCCGAAGACGGAGACAATACCGCCCACGGCGCCGCCGTCGCCGCCCTCGAGTCGAAGTATGACCAGTACGCAGACCACGACCTATCCGAGCGCGCGGTCCTCGAGATTCGCGTGGAGCGGACGCTCTCGTGGGGTGCGCTCGAGGAGTACGCGGAGTGA
- a CDS encoding MFS transporter translates to MRRSSAGYRREYGLVAFGALSYTCLMFVWFSLPAYLSVIIDDVGLSSTQAGILTGAVPLTYIPLALFSGVAVDRIGPGRSLAAGVLIYGVAQIARSFAPGFPSLFVVTLLLGVGATAITFGLPKLVGVLFPPEKTGRPSAVYLVGASTGSALVFAVGRPILGPWLGGWRPLFFWSGVVAVAYGLVWLVVTLRAGIDDRMDGDGGFSLESILEDLRLVLSHRELQLVVVIGTMYLLLNHGLQGWLPTLLESRGLAAGPAGQTTSILVASYVVGVLTVPELADRYGLRRPALMACGAVAFVGVAGVIVGGTGPLVLVGIVVTGIGVGGISPLVRAIPPDLEGIGARLTGTAVGFIFAVGELGGFFGPMLVGALRDATGSFVPGLVVLAAGALVVVLAGWALHSLEN, encoded by the coding sequence ATGAGGCGCTCGAGCGCCGGCTATCGTCGGGAGTACGGACTCGTCGCGTTCGGAGCGCTGAGCTACACCTGCCTGATGTTCGTCTGGTTCTCGCTGCCGGCGTACCTGTCGGTGATCATCGACGACGTGGGACTCTCGAGCACGCAGGCGGGGATTCTCACGGGCGCGGTGCCGCTGACCTACATCCCGCTGGCGCTGTTCTCCGGCGTCGCCGTCGACCGGATCGGGCCCGGCCGGAGCCTCGCGGCGGGCGTGCTGATCTACGGAGTGGCACAGATCGCCCGGAGTTTCGCGCCCGGCTTTCCGTCGCTGTTCGTCGTGACGCTGCTGCTCGGCGTCGGTGCCACGGCGATCACCTTCGGCCTCCCGAAACTGGTCGGCGTGTTGTTCCCGCCCGAGAAGACCGGCCGCCCGTCGGCCGTCTACCTCGTGGGCGCGTCGACGGGCTCCGCGCTCGTCTTCGCCGTCGGACGGCCGATCCTGGGACCGTGGCTCGGCGGCTGGCGGCCGCTGTTCTTCTGGAGCGGCGTCGTCGCCGTCGCCTACGGGCTCGTCTGGCTGGTCGTCACCCTCCGGGCGGGAATCGACGACCGGATGGACGGCGACGGCGGCTTCTCCCTCGAGTCGATTCTCGAGGACCTCCGGCTGGTCCTTTCTCACCGGGAACTGCAACTGGTCGTCGTCATCGGGACGATGTACCTGCTCTTGAACCACGGGCTGCAGGGGTGGCTCCCGACGCTGCTCGAGTCCCGGGGGCTCGCGGCCGGCCCGGCCGGACAGACCACGAGCATACTGGTGGCGTCCTACGTTGTCGGCGTGCTCACCGTCCCGGAACTGGCCGACCGATACGGACTGCGACGGCCCGCGCTGATGGCCTGCGGCGCCGTCGCGTTCGTCGGCGTCGCCGGCGTGATCGTCGGCGGTACCGGCCCGCTGGTCCTCGTCGGCATCGTCGTCACCGGGATCGGCGTCGGTGGCATCTCGCCGCTCGTCCGCGCGATCCCGCCGGACCTCGAGGGAATCGGCGCCCGCCTGACCGGCACCGCGGTCGGCTTCATCTTCGCCGTCGGCGAGCTCGGGGGCTTTTTCGGCCCGATGCTCGTCGGAGCGTTACGCGACGCGACCGGCTCGTTCGTCCCCGGACTGGTCGTCCTCGCGGCCGGCGCGCTCGTCGTGGTCCTCGCGGGGTGGGCGTTGCACTCGCTCGAGAATTAA
- a CDS encoding SRPBCC family protein has translation MSEHSFDSAVEEVSNSMHPGASAGAESNRSRWKRVGTVALGGALVAFGLRRRSLGGTVLALVGGALSYRTLSDYLSDAGGTEPVERSITIDKPADELSDLARDPENLERIVGHFADVSAVGDERYRWSAAGPLARELSWEMEITTDESGERLRWETVDDDASGALFDAWSLSFDSAPGDRGTEVTLEVRLDPPGGTAGSAAVERLDVVPESLVGTALDRFKSLAETGTVPTTENRPSARGRGDLL, from the coding sequence ATGTCCGAACACTCGTTCGATTCGGCGGTCGAGGAGGTATCGAACTCGATGCATCCGGGAGCGTCCGCGGGAGCGGAATCTAACCGATCCCGGTGGAAACGAGTGGGCACCGTCGCCCTCGGCGGCGCCCTCGTCGCGTTCGGGCTCCGGCGCCGCTCGCTGGGCGGGACGGTACTCGCGCTCGTCGGCGGCGCGCTCTCCTACCGAACGCTCAGCGACTATCTGTCCGACGCCGGCGGGACGGAACCGGTCGAACGGTCGATCACCATCGACAAACCGGCGGACGAACTGTCCGACCTCGCTCGCGACCCCGAGAACTTAGAGCGCATCGTCGGCCACTTCGCCGACGTCTCCGCGGTCGGCGACGAGCGCTACCGGTGGAGCGCGGCCGGCCCGCTCGCCCGGGAGCTGTCGTGGGAGATGGAGATCACGACCGACGAGTCCGGCGAGCGGCTCCGCTGGGAGACGGTCGACGACGACGCGAGCGGCGCGCTGTTCGACGCCTGGTCGCTGTCGTTCGACTCGGCTCCGGGCGACCGCGGGACGGAGGTGACCCTCGAGGTCCGCCTCGATCCGCCGGGCGGGACGGCCGGCAGCGCGGCCGTGGAGCGACTCGACGTCGTCCCCGAGTCGCTCGTCGGGACGGCGCTGGATCGCTTCAAGAGTCTCGCGGAGACAGGCACGGTGCCGACGACCGAGAATCGACCGTCCGCTCGCGGACGGGGTGATCTGCTATGA
- a CDS encoding cupin domain-containing protein encodes MRHLAIDDVDSDPYDEELHTDRRALADPLGTDHLAITRYVLEPGERFSGSVHAHADQEEVFLVLEGEATFELRADDGDERGEVTVAEDEAVRFAPGEFQSGYNAGTERVVAIALGAPRESDDVRIARIPVLEDRDVACPGCECDHMRISRTDGVDFECPDCDATLVLEDA; translated from the coding sequence ATGCGACACCTCGCGATCGACGACGTCGACTCCGATCCGTACGACGAGGAGCTCCACACCGATCGCCGCGCCCTCGCCGACCCCCTCGGGACGGACCACCTCGCGATCACGCGCTACGTCCTCGAGCCCGGCGAGCGGTTCAGCGGGTCCGTCCACGCTCACGCGGATCAGGAGGAGGTGTTCCTCGTGCTCGAGGGAGAGGCGACGTTCGAACTCCGAGCGGACGACGGCGACGAGCGAGGCGAGGTGACCGTCGCCGAGGACGAGGCGGTCCGATTCGCGCCCGGCGAGTTCCAGTCGGGGTACAACGCCGGGACTGAGCGCGTGGTCGCGATCGCGCTGGGTGCACCCCGAGAAAGCGACGACGTTCGCATCGCTCGGATACCCGTCCTCGAGGACAGAGACGTCGCCTGTCCCGGCTGCGAGTGCGACCACATGCGGATCTCGCGGACCGACGGCGTCGACTTCGAGTGCCCGGACTGTGACGCGACGCTGGTACTCGAGGACGCGTGA
- a CDS encoding universal stress protein, with translation MPIVAAVDRSDRARSVIRQARELADAYGVELHAVHVRDAAETTSNEAARYALEEVDAIVEDDRDQRATEIAREIVEGIEGSGEFTPVGLTGDPAPTLLDYAKERDAECIVVSARKRSSFDQVLFGSVTQSLLLNADRAVVAAPHEAA, from the coding sequence ATGCCAATCGTCGCAGCGGTCGATCGGTCGGATCGAGCGAGATCAGTGATCAGACAAGCCCGCGAACTCGCCGACGCGTACGGCGTCGAACTCCACGCCGTCCACGTGCGGGACGCGGCGGAGACCACCAGCAACGAGGCCGCCAGGTACGCCCTCGAGGAGGTCGACGCGATAGTCGAAGACGACCGCGACCAGCGGGCGACCGAAATCGCCCGCGAGATCGTCGAAGGGATCGAAGGATCCGGCGAGTTCACGCCCGTCGGATTGACCGGTGATCCCGCACCGACACTGCTCGATTACGCGAAGGAACGCGACGCCGAGTGTATCGTCGTCAGCGCTCGCAAACGCTCCTCGTTCGACCAGGTCCTGTTCGGCAGCGTCACCCAGTCGCTGCTCTTGAACGCCGATCGGGCCGTGGTCGCTGCACCGCACGAAGCGGCCTGA
- a CDS encoding MBL fold metallo-hydrolase — translation MELRFLGGAREVGRSAILVNDALLLDFGMLTANPPQFPVETPTPEAVVVSHGHLDHVGAVPALLSGDARPPIHWTPPTYELTLTLARDTLNLHGGTMQCPFTETDVQRVTQVSQTHGYRETFEAAGHEVTFYNAGHIPGSAHVLVDDGETRLLYTGDFHVDDRRGDAAETTSPSGQRLVPGTTARPDADVVLCESTYSDVEHDDRAVVEERFAESVQTTLWEGGTVVVPAFAIGRTQELMLVCDAHDIPCYVDGMGKRVTEMLRRYPDFVRDADAFRRAISHARFVTGRNGQRKRITDQKAAIITTSGMLSGGPAMTYIPEIRANPTNKIAMTGYQVEGTPGRDLLETGSAEIDGRRMPISARVEQYDFSAHADRDGILGFLESYRDAEVLINHGDRCEAFAEELRADGFDAAAPERGETVSVSPRSAS, via the coding sequence ATGGAGCTTCGATTTCTCGGCGGCGCTCGCGAGGTGGGTCGCAGCGCGATCCTCGTGAACGACGCCCTGCTGCTCGATTTCGGGATGCTGACGGCGAACCCGCCGCAGTTTCCCGTCGAGACGCCGACGCCCGAGGCGGTCGTCGTCTCCCACGGCCACCTCGACCACGTCGGCGCCGTGCCGGCGCTGCTCTCGGGCGACGCGCGGCCGCCGATCCACTGGACGCCGCCGACGTACGAACTGACGCTGACGCTCGCTCGGGACACGCTGAACCTCCACGGCGGAACGATGCAGTGTCCGTTCACCGAGACGGACGTCCAGCGCGTCACGCAGGTCTCGCAGACTCACGGCTACCGGGAGACGTTCGAGGCGGCCGGCCACGAGGTGACGTTCTACAACGCGGGCCACATCCCGGGGAGCGCGCACGTCCTCGTCGACGACGGCGAGACGCGCCTGCTCTACACGGGCGATTTCCACGTCGACGATCGTCGGGGCGACGCGGCCGAGACGACGTCCCCGAGCGGCCAGCGGCTCGTTCCGGGAACGACCGCGCGGCCCGATGCCGACGTCGTTCTCTGTGAGAGCACCTACTCCGACGTCGAACACGACGACCGGGCCGTCGTCGAGGAGCGATTCGCCGAGAGCGTGCAGACGACCCTCTGGGAGGGCGGCACGGTCGTCGTCCCCGCGTTCGCGATCGGCCGCACGCAGGAGCTGATGCTCGTCTGCGACGCACACGACATCCCCTGTTACGTCGACGGGATGGGCAAGCGAGTGACCGAGATGCTGCGCCGGTATCCCGATTTCGTCCGCGACGCCGACGCGTTCCGGCGGGCGATCTCCCACGCGCGGTTCGTCACCGGCCGAAACGGGCAGCGAAAGCGCATCACCGACCAGAAAGCCGCGATCATCACCACCAGCGGGATGCTCTCGGGCGGTCCGGCGATGACTTACATTCCCGAGATCCGCGCGAACCCGACGAACAAGATCGCGATGACCGGCTATCAGGTCGAGGGCACCCCCGGCCGCGACCTCCTCGAGACCGGGAGCGCCGAGATCGACGGCCGCCGGATGCCGATCAGCGCCCGGGTCGAGCAGTACGACTTCTCAGCCCACGCGGATCGGGACGGGATCCTCGGATTCCTCGAGTCCTACCGGGACGCCGAGGTGCTGATCAACCACGGCGACCGCTGCGAGGCGTTCGCCGAGGAACTGCGGGCGGACGGGTTCGACGCAGCGGCGCCCGAACGCGGCGAGACCGTCTCGGTGTCGCCTCGCTCCGCGTCGTAG
- a CDS encoding HpcH/HpaI aldolase family protein translates to MATSPRTNLLQQTLADGDVALGVLENAYDPTLVEFYGELGLDFVWIDLEHAGPSPFDGDRLEELTRAANVTGTELLVRLPEPDPGMVRKTLDAGVRSLFVSRIESADEVRRAIEASRFEYDGEPGKRGFASPRASRWGTTDDYAGTEDDEIVVGVTIENPTAIDDIEEILEVPGLGFVFAGPLDLAVSLGHPGEPTHDEVEERIEEIREAALEAEVPLGGLGFGMDDVNEKAESGYQILNLGSTTGALGGAVRSWLNEYGGS, encoded by the coding sequence ATGGCGACCTCGCCACGAACGAACCTCTTACAGCAGACGCTCGCGGACGGCGACGTCGCGCTCGGCGTCCTCGAGAACGCGTACGATCCGACGCTGGTCGAGTTCTACGGCGAACTCGGACTCGATTTCGTCTGGATCGACCTCGAGCACGCCGGGCCGAGCCCGTTCGACGGGGACCGACTCGAGGAGCTGACTCGGGCCGCGAACGTGACGGGAACGGAACTGCTCGTCAGATTACCGGAACCCGACCCCGGAATGGTCCGGAAGACGCTCGATGCCGGCGTCCGGTCGCTGTTCGTCTCCCGGATCGAGTCCGCCGACGAGGTGCGGCGGGCGATCGAGGCCTCGCGGTTCGAGTACGACGGCGAGCCGGGCAAACGCGGCTTCGCCAGCCCCCGCGCGAGTCGGTGGGGGACGACCGACGACTACGCCGGCACCGAGGACGACGAGATCGTCGTCGGCGTGACGATCGAGAACCCGACCGCGATCGACGACATCGAGGAGATCCTCGAGGTGCCGGGGCTGGGGTTCGTCTTCGCCGGCCCGCTCGATCTGGCCGTCTCGCTGGGCCACCCCGGCGAGCCCACCCACGACGAGGTCGAAGAGCGAATCGAGGAGATTCGGGAGGCGGCCCTCGAGGCCGAGGTCCCGCTGGGCGGGCTCGGGTTCGGAATGGACGACGTCAACGAGAAGGCCGAGTCGGGCTACCAGATCCTCAACCTGGGGAGTACGACCGGGGCGCTGGGCGGCGCCGTGCGCTCGTGGCTGAACGAATACGGAGGGTCCTGA